In Saccharicrinis fermentans DSM 9555 = JCM 21142, a genomic segment contains:
- a CDS encoding SusC/RagA family TonB-linked outer membrane protein: MKKENLNRMRFQCGKWLLLLVFGLFCTGAFAQQRTVTGTVTGAEDGYPIPGVSVVIKGTTIGTITDLDGKYSIKAENGNVLVFSFIGMTTSEVQVSSSVHDLKMKTDLVSLEEVVAIGYGTQKKKEVTGAVVQVKSEALEKISTSDLGSALQGAIAGVSVQASSGAPGSSSNIQIRGISSINGQNDPLWVVDGIPQEGDPGLSSSEIESIDVLKDAASCAIYGTRGAAGVILVTTKKGKAGEMKISANGYYGVQEITSGIDLLDFEEYFQTHFYNKVHLDPTTNSDLIWTSLEQGADNFTNNTNIVDVIENDHAKTQNYSVNISGGTKDLTYNVVGSFFEQEGSLLNTNYERFNVRANSSYKKGKWTIRTGLGFKVDEQKYAAWNLLYEAYKYKPYQAPLDPDASTFDDGGQENDKLQLGTVMAKLKQTDTRNGESFNGNVNVNLEILKGLNFTTRIGVVYGNNTRVVINPLFEVYDEEGELVVNSNTRSGIKNTSDRNTNFTWEGGVNYGKRFGDHSLKFLANMSVEKFDYTSFWASGKDLTSNEVPNLGQTTADYSVGIGSDWTQDKTNKIMGVLGRVQYNYKDGRYNLSVSARRDGSSRFASGNQWKTFPSAAVSWNVADENFFQGLTSTINSFKVRASYGTTGNQSILDYSYAPTISSGYDYASGVEETTSLALGSIQTGYANPEVQWETSIQKNLGFDLGFFSNKLTLNVDLYDTQKEDLLFPLLIPTAAGAGQNQDVVLNVGDMSNRGIEVAAGYRHHGKFSWGASATYTKNVNEVTKMAGSNPISYFSNGNPISVSGNNDKITVIREGYEAGAFMVMETNGIINTEEKLADYQEINSSAKMGDLIYVDQNGDNTIDESDRVYGGSGTPEYEIGLNFNCDYKGFDFSMQWFGAFDQELINGSKMYAYTTGTHKDLLYQWQEDNPYGVIPANRGGDHDNYRAWSDIWVEDGSYVRLRNVMLGYTLPKRVISRVGVSKLRFYVAADNPLTLTKYSGYDPEVGNDGLATRGLDKGNYPISSQYRVGVQLDF; the protein is encoded by the coding sequence ATGAAGAAAGAAAATCTAAATCGAATGCGGTTTCAATGCGGAAAATGGCTCTTGCTATTAGTCTTTGGGCTTTTCTGCACGGGAGCATTTGCCCAACAAAGAACTGTCACAGGTACAGTAACAGGAGCTGAAGATGGATACCCTATTCCTGGGGTAAGTGTTGTTATTAAGGGAACAACCATTGGTACCATTACCGATCTTGACGGGAAATACTCTATAAAAGCAGAAAACGGAAATGTGCTTGTGTTTAGCTTTATTGGTATGACAACTTCAGAAGTACAGGTGAGCAGTAGTGTTCATGATTTAAAAATGAAGACTGATCTTGTAAGTTTGGAAGAAGTTGTGGCTATTGGTTATGGCACACAAAAGAAAAAGGAAGTAACAGGTGCTGTTGTGCAAGTAAAATCAGAAGCATTGGAAAAAATTTCGACTTCTGATTTAGGATCTGCACTTCAGGGTGCAATTGCCGGGGTAAGTGTACAAGCTAGTTCAGGTGCACCGGGATCTAGTTCAAATATTCAAATTCGTGGTATTAGTTCAATTAATGGACAAAATGATCCTTTATGGGTAGTAGATGGCATACCACAAGAAGGAGATCCGGGACTGAGCAGTAGTGAAATTGAATCAATTGATGTGCTGAAGGATGCTGCTTCGTGTGCAATTTATGGTACGCGTGGTGCAGCTGGTGTTATTTTAGTGACTACCAAGAAAGGTAAGGCTGGAGAAATGAAAATTTCAGCCAATGGTTATTATGGGGTTCAAGAAATTACTTCAGGTATTGATTTGTTGGATTTTGAAGAATATTTCCAAACACATTTTTATAATAAAGTACATTTGGATCCAACGACAAACTCTGATTTAATTTGGACGTCCTTGGAGCAAGGTGCAGATAACTTCACGAATAATACAAATATCGTGGATGTTATTGAAAATGATCATGCTAAGACTCAAAATTATAGTGTAAATATTTCTGGAGGTACGAAGGATCTTACTTATAATGTGGTGGGTTCTTTCTTCGAGCAGGAAGGTAGTTTGCTCAATACCAATTACGAAAGATTTAATGTGAGGGCTAACTCTTCTTACAAGAAAGGAAAGTGGACAATAAGAACTGGTTTAGGTTTTAAAGTGGATGAGCAGAAATATGCTGCTTGGAATCTGCTTTATGAAGCTTATAAATATAAACCATATCAAGCACCTCTAGACCCTGATGCCAGTACCTTTGATGATGGAGGTCAAGAAAATGACAAATTGCAATTGGGTACTGTTATGGCAAAGCTGAAACAAACGGATACACGTAATGGAGAATCGTTCAATGGTAATGTGAATGTTAATCTTGAAATATTGAAAGGACTAAATTTTACTACCAGAATAGGTGTGGTTTATGGGAATAATACCAGAGTAGTGATTAATCCCTTATTTGAAGTGTATGACGAAGAAGGAGAATTGGTGGTTAACTCAAATACCCGTTCAGGAATCAAGAATACTAGTGATCGTAATACTAATTTTACTTGGGAAGGTGGCGTTAACTATGGCAAGAGATTTGGTGATCATAGTTTGAAATTTTTGGCCAATATGTCTGTTGAGAAATTTGATTATACCAGTTTTTGGGCCTCAGGAAAAGACCTCACCAGTAATGAAGTTCCTAATTTAGGACAAACCACCGCTGATTATTCTGTTGGTATAGGTTCAGACTGGACACAGGATAAAACCAACAAAATTATGGGTGTGCTGGGGCGCGTTCAATACAATTATAAAGATGGACGTTATAATTTAAGTGTAAGTGCACGTAGAGATGGATCTTCAAGATTTGCTTCAGGTAATCAATGGAAAACCTTCCCTTCAGCGGCTGTAAGTTGGAATGTGGCTGATGAAAACTTTTTTCAAGGCTTGACTTCCACTATTAATTCTTTCAAAGTAAGAGCTAGTTACGGTACAACAGGTAATCAGAGTATTCTGGATTATAGCTATGCTCCGACTATTAGTTCCGGCTACGATTATGCAAGTGGTGTAGAAGAAACTACTTCGCTGGCATTGGGAAGTATTCAAACCGGTTATGCCAATCCAGAGGTACAATGGGAAACATCTATCCAAAAGAATTTGGGTTTTGATTTAGGTTTTTTTAGTAATAAATTGACCTTGAACGTGGATTTATATGATACTCAAAAAGAAGATTTGTTATTTCCATTGTTGATTCCTACAGCAGCAGGAGCTGGTCAAAACCAGGATGTAGTTTTAAATGTAGGAGATATGTCCAATAGAGGTATTGAGGTAGCCGCAGGTTATCGTCACCATGGAAAATTTTCTTGGGGAGCCAGTGCTACTTATACCAAAAATGTGAACGAGGTAACAAAAATGGCCGGTTCTAACCCCATTTCTTATTTTTCTAATGGTAATCCTATTAGTGTAAGTGGTAATAATGATAAAATTACAGTAATAAGAGAAGGTTATGAGGCCGGTGCCTTTATGGTGATGGAAACCAATGGAATCATTAATACTGAAGAAAAATTGGCTGATTATCAGGAGATCAACTCCTCGGCTAAGATGGGTGATTTAATTTATGTTGATCAAAATGGAGACAATACGATTGATGAGAGCGATAGGGTATACGGAGGTAGTGGTACTCCAGAATATGAAATAGGGCTTAACTTTAATTGTGATTACAAAGGTTTCGATTTTTCTATGCAATGGTTTGGTGCTTTTGATCAAGAGCTTATCAATGGTTCTAAAATGTATGCGTATACTACAGGAACGCATAAAGATCTATTATACCAGTGGCAAGAAGATAACCCATACGGTGTAATTCCTGCCAATAGAGGAGGTGACCATGATAATTACAGAGCGTGGTCTGATATTTGGGTAGAAGATGGTAGTTATGTGCGTTTAAGAAATGTGATGCTTGGTTATACGCTACCTAAACGTGTAATCAGTAGGGTTGGTGTTTCAAAACTGAGATTTTATGTGGCAGCTGATAATCCACTTACATTGACCAAATATAGTGGTTATGACCCAGAGGTAGGTAACGATGGTTTGGCTACCAGAGGTTTAGATAAAGGTAACTATCCTATTAGTTCACAGTATAGAGTAGGGGTTCAACTAGATTTTTAA
- a CDS encoding RagB/SusD family nutrient uptake outer membrane protein, translated as MKINIINYIAAALVVLSFSSCDDYLTEVNPNEISTESFWRNLSDCSTGLNAVYNQFKNPGVMGVSEELRRSDLCYPGWGRPSTSDPYYLQMFTASSGGANSKWENLYKGIFRANQVIAGLQGIEVDMVTEDDKEEWSQLMGQARFFRGLFYFYLHSSYNNGNVILYDFVPENESQFNQPISDEATIKAFFRDDLEYARQNLPERWVDIDASGTPTEKSGDLFRVTKGAATTVLGKSYLYEKDYAKAGEYFAEVINSGTYRLMENIGDNFTSSNEFNGESILEISYDEDAKTDQTEWSAQGTTNTYHYQFSPVGGWRSNYPSNWLIMAYKEDQMDPNDPRNIVTELTVVEDTVIEVERLRRYSLRTSYSIAVVDDDDMSYYKGSTTADGTAFNNAECGYWRKMTNWDKYDTEKITNAKSGINFRVIRYSDVLLMYAECLIKGGTDDAGVEDALALINTVRYRSALLLLGKSATSPYSTSTHDELTYSAQDVMDHLMYKERPLELSAEGYSIRQLDMRRWGITKERFEDLSERRYKRGDYAFYSEIDKKDVTRWGSVLDYADDTDYDYKSNEFTQAAVNYRETDHAYWPIPTSETTANSEIN; from the coding sequence ATGAAGATTAATATTATAAATTATATAGCAGCTGCGTTGGTCGTTTTGTCTTTTAGCAGTTGTGATGATTATCTTACTGAGGTAAATCCCAATGAGATATCTACCGAAAGTTTCTGGCGAAACTTGTCGGATTGTAGTACCGGTTTAAATGCGGTGTATAACCAGTTTAAAAACCCTGGAGTAATGGGGGTGAGTGAAGAGTTACGACGTAGTGATCTGTGTTATCCGGGGTGGGGACGTCCTAGTACTTCTGATCCTTATTATTTACAGATGTTTACTGCTTCATCGGGTGGTGCCAACTCAAAATGGGAGAACCTTTATAAAGGGATCTTTCGTGCCAATCAGGTGATTGCTGGTTTGCAGGGGATTGAAGTCGATATGGTAACAGAAGATGATAAGGAAGAGTGGAGTCAGTTGATGGGACAGGCTCGTTTCTTTAGAGGATTGTTTTACTTTTATTTACATAGTTCGTATAATAACGGTAATGTCATTCTTTATGATTTCGTTCCTGAAAATGAATCCCAGTTTAATCAGCCTATAAGTGACGAAGCTACCATAAAAGCTTTTTTTAGAGATGATTTAGAGTATGCACGTCAAAATTTGCCTGAAAGATGGGTAGATATCGATGCCTCAGGTACACCTACAGAAAAGTCCGGTGATTTGTTTAGAGTGACGAAAGGTGCAGCGACTACTGTTTTAGGTAAAAGCTATTTGTATGAAAAAGATTATGCTAAGGCGGGCGAATATTTTGCTGAAGTGATTAATAGCGGTACATATCGATTAATGGAAAATATTGGTGATAATTTTACTTCGAGCAATGAATTTAATGGGGAATCTATTCTAGAAATTAGTTATGATGAAGATGCCAAAACAGACCAAACAGAATGGTCTGCCCAAGGTACCACCAATACATACCATTATCAATTTAGTCCTGTAGGAGGTTGGAGGTCTAATTATCCTTCTAACTGGTTGATTATGGCTTATAAGGAAGATCAAATGGACCCTAACGATCCTAGAAATATAGTTACAGAACTTACTGTGGTAGAGGATACTGTAATTGAAGTTGAACGACTTAGGAGATATTCGCTAAGAACGTCCTACTCTATTGCTGTAGTGGATGATGACGATATGAGTTATTATAAAGGTTCTACCACTGCTGATGGAACTGCATTTAATAATGCTGAATGTGGTTATTGGAGAAAGATGACCAACTGGGATAAATATGATACAGAAAAGATCACCAATGCAAAATCAGGTATCAACTTTAGAGTTATTCGTTATTCTGATGTGCTTTTGATGTATGCTGAGTGTTTAATAAAAGGAGGAACAGATGATGCGGGGGTTGAAGATGCTTTGGCATTGATCAATACTGTACGCTATCGCTCTGCACTTCTTTTATTGGGAAAATCAGCCACAAGTCCATATAGTACTTCCACACATGATGAATTGACATATTCGGCACAGGATGTAATGGATCATTTAATGTATAAGGAGCGTCCTCTAGAACTTTCTGCTGAAGGGTATTCTATTCGTCAATTGGACATGAGGCGTTGGGGAATTACAAAAGAGCGTTTTGAAGATCTGTCAGAAAGACGTTATAAAAGAGGAGATTATGCATTTTACAGTGAGATAGATAAAAAGGATGTAACCAGATGGGGAAGTGTTCTTGATTATGCAGATGATACCGATTATGACTATAAGTCAAATGAGTTTACGCAAGCAGCAGTGAATTATCGTGAAACAGATCATGCATATTGGCCTATACCAACTAGTGAAACAACGGCGAATTCAGAGATTAACTAA